From one Mycolicibacterium sp. HK-90 genomic stretch:
- a CDS encoding sensor histidine kinase → MPNGRVVEFFTTQPVRVSALLRLPLIGLIVVLVSVWDVDHWLPGLYAVILSGYAAAAVLWLVVVFRGPMPPWAEWASTAVDVLVLVALCAVSGGATAALLPVFFLLPISVAFQDRPVLTAILGASTALGYLALWILYSKRDDHVGLPDIVYTHVGFLAWLAVASAALSFVLARRSARVQALLEVRRQLVSESTRAENLRNAELAEHLHDGPLQTLLAARLDLDEIRERIPDPELDRVHAALQETAVGLRSTVTALHPQVLAQLGLTPAVRELLRQYENRPEVTVRADLEDVGHPDGQALLYRAARELLANINKHAGASTISVGLHRSGDQVVLSVADDGKGFDPSSVARSVAEGHIGLASLQVRIEAMGGSMAISSEAGYGTQVRVTL, encoded by the coding sequence ATGCCGAACGGGCGCGTCGTCGAGTTCTTCACCACGCAACCCGTCCGGGTTTCGGCGCTGCTCCGGCTGCCGCTGATCGGCCTGATCGTGGTGCTGGTGTCGGTGTGGGATGTCGACCACTGGCTGCCCGGCCTGTACGCGGTGATCCTGAGCGGGTACGCGGCCGCCGCGGTGCTGTGGCTGGTGGTGGTGTTCCGGGGGCCGATGCCGCCATGGGCGGAGTGGGCGTCCACCGCGGTGGACGTACTGGTGCTGGTGGCCCTGTGCGCGGTGTCCGGGGGCGCCACCGCGGCGCTGCTGCCGGTGTTCTTCCTGTTGCCGATATCCGTTGCGTTCCAGGACCGCCCGGTGCTCACGGCAATCCTGGGCGCCAGTACCGCGCTCGGCTATCTGGCGTTGTGGATCCTGTACTCGAAGCGGGACGATCACGTCGGCCTGCCCGACATCGTCTACACGCACGTGGGTTTCCTGGCCTGGCTCGCGGTCGCGTCGGCCGCCTTGTCGTTCGTGCTGGCCCGCCGCTCGGCGCGGGTGCAGGCGTTGCTGGAGGTGCGCCGCCAGTTGGTGTCGGAATCCACCCGGGCCGAGAACCTGCGCAATGCCGAACTCGCCGAACATCTTCACGACGGGCCGCTGCAGACCCTGCTCGCCGCGCGTCTCGACCTCGACGAGATCCGCGAACGCATTCCGGACCCCGAGCTCGACCGCGTGCATGCGGCGCTGCAGGAGACGGCGGTCGGATTGCGGTCCACCGTGACGGCGCTGCATCCGCAGGTGCTGGCCCAGCTGGGGCTCACCCCGGCGGTGCGGGAACTGTTGCGCCAGTACGAGAATCGCCCCGAGGTGACGGTGCGGGCCGACCTGGAGGACGTCGGGCATCCCGATGGGCAGGCGCTGCTCTACCGGGCGGCCCGCGAACTGCTGGCCAACATCAACAAGCACGCCGGGGCGAGCACGATCTCGGTCGGTCTACACCGCTCGGGGGACCAGGTGGTGTTGAGTGTGGCCGACGACGGCAAGGGGTTCGATCCGTCGTCGGTGGCCCGGTCGGTCGCCGAGGGGCACATCGGACTGGCCTCACTGCAGGTCCGCATCGAGGCCATGGGCGGCTCGATGGCGATCAGCTCGGAGGCCGGATACGGTACCCAGGTCCGGGTGACGTTGTAG